The Gemmata palustris genome includes a region encoding these proteins:
- a CDS encoding D-TA family PLP-dependent enzyme, whose product MHPAYALSDTATVFSPALVFFPELIRKNIARVIEMAGGPARLRPHVKTHKTVEIAKMLLDAGVTKHKCATIAEAEMLANAGAPDVLIAYPLVGPNIGRAGALIRKFPGTRFSTLIDDSNMTHELSTAMHAAGVEIGVVLDLDVGQHRTGIAIGDGAFSLYELAGSLPALRPEGFQLYDGHNNQPDRAEREKAVRDFIQPVLELRAKAEAKGVPVPRLVCGGTPSFPVYAAMTDVPGIECSPGTFVLHDAGYGPKYADLAGITPAAVLVTRVISRPTADRVTLDLGNKAVAADPVLEKRVTLLDFPEYKTVGHNEEHLIVETAGAAAYKPGDLVYALPGHICPTVALHNHVLIADGGKIVGRWDVASRVRVLTV is encoded by the coding sequence ATGCACCCCGCCTACGCCCTTTCCGACACCGCGACCGTGTTCAGCCCCGCGCTGGTGTTCTTCCCGGAACTGATTCGCAAGAACATCGCGCGCGTGATCGAAATGGCCGGCGGTCCGGCGCGGCTCAGGCCACACGTGAAGACGCACAAGACGGTCGAGATCGCGAAAATGCTCCTTGATGCGGGCGTGACGAAACACAAGTGTGCCACGATTGCTGAGGCCGAAATGCTCGCGAACGCGGGTGCGCCCGACGTGCTGATCGCGTACCCGCTGGTGGGGCCGAACATCGGGCGCGCCGGCGCTCTGATCCGCAAGTTCCCGGGAACGCGGTTCTCCACGCTCATCGACGACTCAAACATGACCCACGAACTCTCCACCGCGATGCACGCGGCCGGGGTAGAGATCGGTGTCGTGCTCGACCTGGATGTGGGTCAGCACCGCACCGGAATCGCGATCGGGGACGGGGCCTTTTCTCTTTATGAACTGGCCGGGTCGCTACCCGCGCTGCGTCCAGAAGGCTTCCAGCTTTATGACGGGCATAATAATCAGCCGGACCGGGCCGAGCGCGAGAAGGCCGTGCGCGACTTCATCCAGCCGGTGTTGGAACTGCGCGCGAAAGCAGAGGCGAAGGGCGTTCCGGTTCCGCGACTCGTGTGCGGCGGTACTCCGAGCTTCCCTGTATACGCGGCAATGACCGATGTGCCGGGGATTGAGTGCTCGCCGGGCACGTTCGTGCTGCACGATGCGGGTTACGGACCGAAGTACGCGGACCTGGCCGGCATCACCCCGGCCGCGGTGCTGGTGACTCGCGTAATCAGCCGACCAACTGCGGACCGCGTGACGCTCGATTTGGGGAACAAGGCGGTCGCGGCCGATCCGGTGCTGGAGAAGCGCGTGACGCTGCTCGACTTCCCGGAGTACAAGACCGTCGGCCACAACGAAGAGCACCTCATTGTCGAAACGGCCGGAGCCGCGGCGTACAAGCCGGGCGACTTGGTCTACGCGCTTCCCGGGCACATCTGCCCGACGGTCGCACTGCACAACCACGTTCTCATTGCGGATGGCGGTAAGATCGTGGGTCGGTGGGACGTGGCCTCGCGCGTCCGGGTGCTGACCGTGTGA
- a CDS encoding DUF1559 domain-containing protein, which yields MNRKTRPSAFTLIELLVVIAIIAILIGLLLPAVQKVREAAARLQCQNNLKQIGLAAHNFHDSYQFLPPAFIGDNSEKLDGWATWGALLLPYIEQTAQYNLWDIRYVASEQPLPAVQTQIKIYLCPSRPTAVPSVSDFRPEGAALTDYAASFGTHAAYTASTGAIIPNVPYVATDSAGRVYVTKWSSQTNFGSVTDGTSNTTMFGEKSIRPNSLRGKNEDRSVFGGNRNNTRRMMGISNVNGDTRPLLPPDNQTLPFANSSFGGPHPGVTAFVFVDGSVKAVRVSTDVNVLTALVTRAGSEVVSGDY from the coding sequence TGAACCGCAAGACCCGGCCAAGTGCCTTCACGCTAATCGAGTTGCTGGTCGTAATTGCCATTATTGCGATCCTCATCGGATTGCTCCTCCCGGCCGTTCAGAAGGTGCGCGAGGCCGCGGCGCGGCTCCAGTGCCAGAACAACTTGAAGCAGATCGGCCTGGCCGCGCACAACTTCCACGACTCGTACCAGTTCCTGCCCCCCGCGTTCATCGGCGACAACTCCGAGAAGCTGGACGGGTGGGCGACCTGGGGCGCGCTCCTGCTGCCGTACATCGAACAGACCGCCCAGTACAATCTGTGGGACATCCGCTACGTTGCGTCCGAGCAACCGCTCCCGGCCGTTCAGACCCAGATCAAGATCTACCTGTGCCCGTCGCGCCCGACCGCGGTGCCCAGCGTGAGCGACTTCCGCCCGGAAGGGGCCGCGCTGACGGACTACGCCGCGAGCTTCGGCACGCACGCCGCGTACACGGCATCCACCGGGGCCATCATCCCGAACGTGCCCTACGTCGCGACCGATTCGGCCGGGCGCGTGTACGTCACCAAGTGGTCGAGCCAGACCAACTTCGGGAGCGTCACCGACGGGACCAGCAACACCACGATGTTCGGGGAGAAGTCGATCCGCCCGAACTCGCTGCGTGGGAAGAACGAGGACCGCAGCGTGTTCGGCGGGAACCGCAACAATACGCGCCGGATGATGGGCATCAGTAACGTGAACGGCGACACGCGCCCGCTGCTGCCGCCCGATAACCAGACCCTGCCGTTCGCCAACAGCAGCTTCGGCGGGCCGCACCCGGGCGTGACCGCCTTCGTGTTCGTGGATGGGAGCGTGAAGGCGGTCCGCGTCTCGACCGACGTGAACGTGCTCACCGCACTCGTGACCCGCGCGGGCAGCGAGGTCGTTTCTGGCGACTACTGA